ACAAGTTCGGCCTGGGCCAGTTCCCGGTCGTGATCGGCGGCATCGTGCCGGTGTTCAACGTGGCGGGCGTGGCCCCGGGCGCGATGAAGCTGGACGGCACCACGCTGGCCAACATCTTCCTGGGCAAGATCAGCAAGTGGAACGACCCGGCGATCGCCGCGCTGAACCCGGGCCTGGCCCTGCCCGATCTGAAGATCACCATCGTGCACCGCTCCGACGGTTCGGGCACCAGCTTCAACTTCACCAACTACCTGTCCAAGGTCAGCCCGGAGTGGAAGAGCAAGGTCGGCGAAGGCACCGCCGTGCAGTGGCCGGCCGGCATCGGCGGCAAGGGCAACGAGGGCGTGGCCGCCTACGTCAAGCAGATCCGCGGCGGCATCGGCTACGTCGAGTACGCCTACGCGCTGCAGAACAAGCTCAGCTACGCCGGCATGAAGAACGCCGCCGGCCGTTTCGTGATGCCGGACGACAAGACCTTCTCCGCTGCCGCCGCCACCGCGGACTGGAAGTCGGCCAAGGACTTCAACCTGATCATGACCAACGCGCCGGGCCAGGACGCGTGGCCGATCACCGCCACCACCTGGGCCATCATGTACAAGAAGGCCAAGAAGCCGGCGTCGTCGAAGGCCGCGCTGGACTTCTTCAAGTGGTCGTTCGAGCAGGGCCAGGCGCAGGCCAAGGCGCTGGACTACGTGCCGCTGCCGGAGCCGCTGGTCAAGCAGATCGAAGCCTACTGGGCGCAGAACATGAAGTAAGCCGGCGTCTCGTCCGTGCCGGCGCGCTCGCCCGGCACGGCGATACTCCAAGGCGCGGACCGCAGGGTCCGCGCTTTTTTTGTGCCCGCTGGCGGCACCGCAACGACGCCGACGGGTGGCAGTCCCCCTGCCCCGCGCAGCCCCTGGAGCACGGCGCGAACGCCGCATCCCGTGATGGCGTCCGCCAACCAGTCCGCAAGTCATCTGGCTGTAACAAAAATATCATTTCATAGCGAGCATCCGCCGGATGTCCCGGCGCTCTTCGCTACGGAGTGACCCCCATGAAACTGCAGCCGGCGCGCATTGCCGTCCTGTCCCTCGCCCTGGCCTTCGCCGTCACCGCCTGCCAGCCCGGCAACGGCGACAAGCAGGGTGCCGCCGACGCGGCGGGCGGGTCGCCCGCTGCCGCTCCGGCATCCGGTGCCAAGACCGCGGCGGAGATTTCCGGTGCCGGCGCCTCCTTCATCTATCCGCTGATCTCCAAGTGGTCGGCCGACTACAACGCGGCCACCGGCAACAAGATCAACTACCAGTCGATCGGCTCCGGCGGCGGCATCGCCCAGATCAAGGCCGGCACGGTCGATTTCGGCTCCTCCGACAAGCCGCTGGACAGCGCCGAACTGGCCGCGGCCGGCCTCGGCCAGTTCCCCTCGGCGATTGGGGGGGTGGTGCCGGTGGTCAACCTGGACGGCATGGACGCGGGCAAGCTGCGCCTGACCGGCCCGGTGCTGGCCGACATCTTCCTGGGCAAGATCAGCAAGTGGAACGACCCGGCGCTGACGGCGCTGAACCCGGGCGTGACCCTGCCCGACACCAAGATCAACCTGGTGCACCGCTCCGACGGCTCGGGCACCAGCTTCAACTTCACCAACTACCTGTCCAAGGTCAGCCCGGAGTGGAAGGGCAAGGTCGGCGAAGGCACCTCGGTGCAGTGGCCGGGCGGCGTCGGCGGCAAGGGCAACGAAGGCGTGGCCTCGTACGTGCAGCAGATCAAGGGCTCGATCGGCTACGTCGAACTGGCCTACGCGCTGCAGAACAAGATGCCGTACGCGTCGATGCAGAATGCCGCCGGCAACTGGGTGCAGCCCAATGCCGAGAGCTTCGCCGCGGCCGCCGCGTCGGCCGACTGGGCCAACGCCAAGGACTTCAATCTGGTCATCACCAACGCCACGGGCGCGCAGGCCTGGCCGATCACCGCCACCAACTTCATGCTGATGCACAAGCAGGCCAAGGACCCGGCGCGCAGCAAGGCGACCCTGGAGTTCTTCAAGTGGGCCTTCGAGAAGGGCCAGCCGCAGGCCGACGCCCTGCACTACGTGCCGCTGCCGCCGGAACTGGTGCAGCAGATCGAGTCCTACTGGAGCAAGGAATTCAAGTAAGCGCCACTGCGGTGCGTCCTGCGCGCACCGCGGCGGCACCCGGCGACCGGCGGTGCGCTCCAGGCGCCGCCGGTCGCCGTCTCGGCACCTTCTGATCCGGATTTTCGGGTTCCCGCCTGTGCGGGAGCGATGCAACCACCCACCGCGCGCGCCTCACCGCGCCGCGGCCACGATCGGAGCGCGCAGTCGCGCGCTCCGGCGACGACCGAGCCCATGAACAGCACTGTCCTTCCCGAAGCGATGTCGGCGCCACGCGGACGCGACCTGCGTGACGCCCGCGCCGACCGAGTGTTCCGCTGGATCCTCACTGCCACCGTCGTGTTCGTGCTCGTCGCCCTGGGCAGCGCGGCGCTGTCGATGCTGTGGGGCGGCCGCCATGCCCTGCAGTTGCAGGGCCTGAGCTTCTTCTACTCCAGCGAATGGAACCCGGTCGAGAACAAGTACGGCGCGCTGGCGCCGATCTACGGCACTCTGGTGACCGCGCTGATCGCGATGCTGATCGCGGTACCGGTCAGCTTCGGCATCGCCTTCTTCCTGACCGAAGTGGCGCCGCGCTGGCTGCGCGGGCCGGTGGGCACCGCGATCGAACTGCTGGCCGGCATTCCCTCGATCATCTACGGCATGTGGGGCCTGTTCGTGCTGGTGCCGATGATGACCGAGTACGTCACGCCCTGGCTCAACGACCATCTCGGCACGCTGCCGCTGATCGGCCCGATGTTCCAGGGCCCGCCGCTGGGCATCGGCCTGCTCACCGCCGGCTTCGTGCTGGCGATCATGGTGATCCCTTTCATCTCCTCGGTGATGCGCGAGGTGTTCCTGACCGTGCCGACCCGGCTCAAGGAATCGGCCTACGCGCTCGGCTCCACGCGCTGGGAAGTGAGCTGGGACATCGTGCTGCCCTATACCCGCTCGGCGGTGATCGGCGGAATCTTCCTGGGCCTGGGCCGCGCGCTCGGCGAGACCATGGCGGTGGCCTTCGTGGTCGGCAACACGGTGCGCCTCTCGCCTTCGCTGCTGGAGCCGGGCACCACCATCGCCGCGCTGATCGCCAACGACTTCGGCGAGGCGACCGAGACCTACCGCTCGGCGCTGCTGCTGCTGGGCTTCGTCCTGTTCATCGTGACCTTCATCGTGCTGGCGATCGCCCGCCTGATGCTGGCGCAACTCTCGCGCAAGGAGGGCAACTGAGATGGCCGCCGACGTCGCCCACCGCCTGTACAACCGCCGCCGCGTGGTCAACGCCGTGGCGCTCACCCTGTCCTGCCTGACCGCGCTGTTCGGCCTGGTGTTCCTGGCCTGGATCCTGTGGACCCTGGTGGCCAAGGGCATCTCTGGCATCAACCTGGACCTGTTCACCCGCATGACCCCGCCGCCGGGCGAAGAAGGCGGCCTGGCCAACGCGTTCTTCGGCAGCGCGGTGATGTGCGGCCTGGCGCTGCTGATCGGCACCCCGCTCGGCGTGGCCGCCGGCACTTGGCTGGCCGAATACGGCAACGCGCGCAAGACCGGCCAGGTGGTGCGCTTCGTCAACGACATCCTGCTGTCGGCGCCGTCGATCGTGCTCGGCCTGTTCGTCTACACCCTGTACGTGATGCAGACCGGCGGCCGCTTCTCGGCGATGGCCGGTGCGCTGTCGCTGGCCTTCATCGTGCTGCCGGTGGTGGTGCGCACCACCGACGAGATGCTGCGGCTGGTGCCGGCGCAGATGCGCGAGGCGGCGCTGTCGCTGGGCATCCCGCAGTGGAAGGTGACCATGCAGGTGCTGTACCGCAGCGCCTCGGCCGGCATCGTCACCGGCGTGATGCTGGCGCTGGCGCGCATCAGCGGCGAGACCGCGCCGCTGCTGTTCACCGCCTTCGGCAACCAGTACTGGAACAACAACATCTTCCAACCGATGGCCAGCGTGCCGGTGGTGATGAACTCCTTCGCCGGCAGCCCCTACCCGAGCTGGCAGTTGCTGGCCTGGTCCGGCGCGCTGGTGCTGACGGTGTTCGTCCTGCTGGTCAGCCTCGGCGCGCGCGCCCTGCTGGTGCGCAACAAGATCTCCAACGATTGAACCCCCTATGGACCCGGCCATGAACGATCACCACAACGCCGCACCGATGCACCGCATCGCCATGCCCAACGGGCACACCGCGCTGGCGCCGTCGCCGGTCAAGATCGCCGCGCGCGGCCTGGACTTCTACTACGACAAGTACCACGCGCTGAAGGGCATCAACCTGGAAGTGCCGGAAAAGCGCGTCACCGCGCTGATCGGCCCCTCCGGCTGCGGCAAGTCCACCCTGCTGCGCATCTTCAACCGCATCTACGCGCTGTACCCGAAGCTGGAAGCGCGCGGCGAGGTGCTGCTGGACGGCGAGAACATCCTCTCGCCGAAGTACCCGATGAACCGCCTGCGCAGCAAGGTCGGCATGGTGTTCCAGAAGCCGGTGCCGTTCCCGATGACCATCTTCGAGAACGTGGCCTACGGCATCCGCCACCACGAGAAATTGTCAAAGGCCGACATGGCCGACCGCGTCGAGCAGGCGCTGCGCCAGGGCGCGCTGTGGGACGAGGTCAAGGACAAGCTCGGGCAGAGCGCGCTTGGCCTGTCCGGCGGCCAGCAGCAGCGCCTGTGCATCGCCCGCGCCGTGGCGCTGCGTCCGGACGTGCTGCTGCTCGACGAGCCGACCTCGGCGCTGGACCCGATCTCGACCAGCCGCATCGAGCAACTGGTGGAAGAGTTGAAGAACGACTACACCATCGTCATCGTCACCCACAACATGCAGCAGGCCGCGCGCGTGTCCGACTACACCGCCTTCATGTATCTGGGCGACCTGATCGAACACGACCGCACCGAAATCATCTTCTCGCAGCCGAACAAGCAGCAGACCGAAGACTACATCACCGGCCGTTTCGGCTGAGCCGCCGCGGCCGCCGCTGCCTCGCCGCAGCGGCTGCGCCCGTCGCCCTTCGGGCGGGCGCCCGGCGACGCCAGCACCGCAGCGCCAGGCATGGCCGCGGCGACACCAACGCACTTATTGGACCTACGACATGAACACTCAGCCCAACGAGCACATCGTGAAGAGCTACGACGAAGAACAGCATCGCCTCGCCGCCGAGATCGTGCGCATGGGCGAAACCGCGGTGGCGCAGTTGGAGGCGGCACTGGACGTGGTCGAACGCCGCGACGACAACGCCGCGCTGCGCATCGTCGTCAACGACGAAGCGATCGACGCGCTCGAACACTCCATCAGCCACGACGTGATGCGCCTGGCGCTGCGCGGGCCGATGGCGCGCGACCTGCGCGAGATCCTGGCCGGCCTGCGCATCCCCGCCGACGTCGAACGCATCGGTGACTACGCCGCCAACGTGGCCAAGCGCTCGATCGCGCTGAACATGTCGCCGCCGATGCCGCAGACCCTGGGCCTGCGCCAGCTCGGCAAGCTCGCCGCCCAGCAGGTGCGCGCCGCGCTGGCCGCCTACCAGAGCAACGACGCCGACGCCGCGCTGCGGGTGCGCCAGGGCGACGCGCAGCTCGATGCGCAGTACACCGCGCTGTTCCGCGAGTTGCTGACCTACATGATGGAAGACCCGCGCAACATCACCCCGTGCACGCATCTGCTGTTCATGGCCAAGAATCTGGAGCGGATCGGCGACCACGCCACCAACATCGCCGAGAACGTGTGGTTCCTGGTGCATGGCGACGAGCCGTTGCCGCCGCGCGACAAGCGCGACGAAACCAGCTCCACCAGCGGCATCTGACCCCTGCCCTGCGGACCGGCCCTGCGCCGTTCCGCTGTCGCGGCATCCCGGGCTCCGTGCACAGCGGAGCCTTTTTTGTCGCCACGCACTGCCGCATGCAACGGCGTGCGCCAGCGAGTAGGCTTGGCGCAGCGCCGGCCACCACGGCCGGCGTCCGCCCATCGCCAGGAGCCTGCGCATGTCCAACGCGTCCCGTTCGTCTTCTGTCCTCGCCGGTGCGGTCCTGCTCGGCGGGATCGGCCTGTCCACCTCCGCCCTGGCCATGACCGACCTCGCCCAGGGCTATGCGCTGGGCGCACAGGCCGCCGTCCCCCCGACGCAGGACACCGGATCGACCACGCCAGCAACGCCGACGCCTGCGCCGACAGCGCACACCGGGCAGGCCGCCGACCCGGCCAAGGCCAGCGAAGGTGGCTGCGGCGCCAAGGCCGGCGACGGCAGCTGCGGAGCGCACGCCCCGGCGGCGACGCCGGCCAAGCCCGCGGCGGCCGGCGCCGCCACGCCCGCGGCCAAGCACGACGACAAGGCCATGGCCGAAGGCAAGTGCGGCGAGGGCAAGTGCGGTGGCAGCCTCTGAACCACCCCGGTACGACGCCCGGCCGCTGGCCGCGGCCAGTGCCGGCCTCGGACTGCGTCGCGGCCTGCTGCAGGACCTGCTGCAGGCGCCGGCAGATGCGTTCGACTTCCTCGAATGCGCGCCGGACAACTGGATCGGCGTCGGCGGCCGCCCCGGCGAATTGCTGCAGACGCTGAGCGCGCGCCATCCGCTCAGCTGCCACGGCCTGTCGTTGTCGCTGGGCGGCGTGGCCGCGCTGGACACCACCCTGCTGCAGCAGACCCGCCAGTTCCTCGACCGGCACCGGGTCGCGTTGTACAGCGAACACCTCAGCTACAGCGCCGACGACGGCCAACTCTACGAACTGCTGCCGCTGCCGTTCACCGAGGAGGCGGTGCGCCACGTCGGCGCGCGCATCGCGCAGGTGCAGGACATGCTGGGCCGGCGCATCGCGGTGGAGAACGTCTCCTACTACGCCGCCCCGGGCCAAGCGATGAGCGAAGCCGCGTTCGTGGCCGCAGTGCTGGACGAGGCCGATTGCGACCTGCTGCTGGACGTCAACAACGTGCACGTCAACGCCAGCAACCATGGCGACGACGCGCTGGCCTTCCTCGCCGCCATGCCCAGCGCGCGCATCGCCTCCTACCACGTCGCCGGCCACCGCGACGATGCCGCCAGCGGGCTGAAGATCGACACCCACGCCGCGCCGGTGGCCGACCCGGTGTGGGACCTACTCGCCGCCGCCTACCGCCTGCACGGCGTGCGCCCCACCGTGCTCGAGCGCGACGGCCAGTTCCCGCCGCTGCGCGAACTGCTGGACGAGGTGCAGTGCATCCGCGCCGCGCAGGCGCAGTCGCGCGACGCATGAGCGAGACCCTGCGCGCGCAGCAATTCGCCCTGACCCGGCACCTGCGCGATCCGCAGCGCTACCCGGCGCCGGCGGACATCCCACCGCAGCGCCTGGCGTTGTATCGGGCGCTGTTCTTCGACAACCTGGCGCAGTTGCTGAGCGGCCAGTTCCCGGTGCTGCGCGCCACCCTTGGCGACGCCGACTGGACGGCGCTGCTGCGCGCGTTCTGCGCCGAGCACCGCGCCCGCACACCGCTGTTCCCGCGCCTGGGCGAGGAGCTGGTGGCGTTCCTGCAGCAGCGCGCAGCCGATCCGCAGCGTCCCTGGCTGGCCGAACTGGCGCACTACGAAACCGTGGAACTGCAGGTGCAGATCGACGATGCGGCGCTGCCGCCGCACGATCCGCGCGGCGACCTGCTCGACGGCATCCCGCTGCTGTCGCCGTGGCTGCGGCTGCTGCGCTACCGCTGGCCGGTGCAGCGCATCGGCCCGGCCTGGCAGCCGGACACGGCCCCGGCGCAGCCGACCTGCCTGCTGGCGCGGCGCGAGCCCGACGGCCAGGTCCGCTTCGCCGAACTGGCGCCGCTGGCCTACGCCGTGCTGGCGGCGCTGCAGCCGGGCACGCGCAGCGGGCGGGCGCTGCTGGTGGACCTGGCCGCCGCGCACGGCCTTGCGCCGGACGCCCTGCTGCACGAGGGCGCGGCCCTGCTGGAACGGCTGCGCGCGCAGGGCAGCGTGCTCGGCACGCGCCTGCCGGAGTGACGCCGCGGCGGCCGGCGGCCGCGCTCTGCTAACCTTGGCGGATGAACGATTCGGTCGACAGCCCCTCGCAACCCCTGGTCATCACCCCGATGTCGCGGCGTTTCCGCGGCTACCTGCCGGTGGTGGTGGACGTGGAAACCGGCGGTTTCGACTGGAACAAGCATGCGCTGCTGGAGATCGCGGTGGTGCCGATCGAGATGGACGATTTCGGCCAGCTCTATCCCGGCGTCACCGCCAGCGCGCACGTGGTGCCGGCGCCCGGCACCCTGATCGATCCGAAGTCGCTGGAGGTCACCGGCATCGTCCTGGACCACCCGTTCCGCTTCGCCAAGCCCGAGCGCGAGGCGCTGGACCACGTGTTCGCGCCGGTGCGCGCGGCGGTGAAGAAGTACGGGTGCCAGCGCGCCATCCTGGTCGGCCACAACGCCCATTTCGACCTCAACTTCCTCAACGCCACGGTCGCCCGCTGCGGCCACAAGCGCAACCCGTTCCATCCCTTCAGCGTGTTCGACACCGTCACCCTGGCCGGCATCGCCTACGGCCAGACCGTGCTGGCGCGCGCGGTGCAGGCCGCCGGCTTCGACTGGAACGCCGCCGACGCGCACAGCGCGGTCTACGACACCGAACAGACCGCCCGCCTGTTCTGCAAGATCGCCAACGCCTGGCCGGCGCCGCAGGTCGGCGTGGCGCCTTGAGCCGTGGCGCGCGTTGCGTGGCACACGCGCAACACCGTGGCGTCGGCGCAGCGGCACTGCCAGCGAACCGCCGGTGTTAGCGCCGCGCACTCGCCGGCAGCGGCTCGCATGACCCGCCACCTGCTGTTCGTGTGCAGCCGCAACCGGCTGCGCAGCCCCACCGCCGAACAGGTGTTCGCCACCTGGCCCGGCGTGGAAACCGCCTCGGCCGGCGTCGATCACGATGCGGACACCCCGGTCACCCCGGAATTGCTGGAGTGGGCGGACATCGTCTTCGTGATGGAACCGATGCATCGCACAAAGCTGTCGCGCCGGTTCAGGCGCCATCTCGGCCGTGCACGCATCGTCTGCCTCGACATCCCTGACGACTACGGCTACATGGATCCGGCGCTGGTGCAGGTGCTGACCGCGAAGGTGTCGCGGCACCTGCCCGTGCGCTGATCCTGGTCCTCGACCGCCCTTCCGAAACACGCCGGCACACGTGCTACGCTCGCCGCCGCGCCGGCCAAGGCGCCTGTCCCAGGACGACCGCCTCATGCAAGCATGGAAGCACCGAAGCATCGGCATTCTGGATATTGGCGGAGCCGGCGTGGGCATCATCGCCATCGTCAGCCAGTTTCCGAACCTGCGACAGCCAGCCGATTGGATCATTGGCGCCGCGTTCGTCGCGCTCTATGCCTGGGGCATCCACTGCGGTACGCAATTGCTGGAAGGTCGCCGCAACGCAGTGCGCGCCAATCTGGCGTTCTGGCTGGCGCAGGTGCCGACCTTCAGTACGCCCCTGGTGAGCTACGTATTCAATTGCGGCTTCCACTTCACCGCTGGCGTGCAGTTCGCGCCGTTCAAGTTCGGCGCGAACTTCCTGTTCGGCAGCCGCTTCGCGTTCACCCTGTTTCCGTCGGAGACCGCGACGTTCTTCGGCCTGAACCTGTTCGCCCTGGCGGTCGTCTTCGTCCTTGCGCAACACCTGCGCCGCGGCGCCGACGCAACGACGAAAGCAGGCGCTGCGCCACCGCACGACAACGCACATCATGGCGAGCCATGACGGCAAACGCGCGCCAGTGAACAAGACCGATTCGATGGCGTTCCTGCGCGCGCAGCAACCGCTGCCCGACGACGACCAGCTCAGCCAGGACCTGATCGACGCCTATGACGTGGCGAGACGGCTGTTTGTCGCCGATCCCGATCGCGCCGCGCTCTCGCTGTTCCTGCGCTCCTTCGGCACCGGCGACGGCTGGGGCGTCTATCCGTTGGTCGAGGACGTGTTCCATGCCTGCGACCGCAGCGACACCGTCGCCGCGATCCGGGAGGCGCTGGAAGATCCCACGCTGCCCGACGGGAGCCGCTACTGGGTCACGCAGCTGGCGGCGGCCTTTCCGGACTCGACCTTGCGCGAGGGCCTGGCGCGGTCATTGCGGTCGGCGCATCCGGACGTCCGTGAGGCAGCGGAGATGGCGTTGGAGATGCTGGATCGCCACGCCACACGCTGAACCGCGTGCGCCTACGATGCACGCTGCAAGGTAGAACGACAGCACCGAGTGGCATGCCCGGACGCGTGCTCAGCCCACGCACACCCGATCGCGCCCCAGCCCCTTGGCGCGGTAAAGCGCCCCGTCGGCGCGCTCCAGCCACTGGCTCGGCGTCTCGTCCGCGCGCAATGCGACCAGGCCGCCGCTGAAGGTGACGCGCAGCGCCGGGGCCTCGGGCGCCCACTGCAGGCGCGCATGGAACAGGTCGCGCAGGCGCGTGGCCAGGCGCTCGGCCTCGGCCAGCGGGGTGTCGCCGAGCAGGATCGCGAATTCTTCGCCACCCAGGCGCGCCGGCAGGTCGGTAGTGCGGCAGGCGCCCAGCAGCAGTTGCCCGACCTCGCGCAGCACCGCGTCGCCGGTGGCATGCGAGTAACCGTCGTTGATCTGCTTGAAGCGGTCGATGTCCATCACCAGCAGGCACAGCGGCGCGCCGCTGTGCTGCGCACGCTGCATGCTGCGCTCCAGCACCTCGTCGAAGTGCCGCCGGTTCGGCAAGCCGGTCAATGCGTCCTCGTGCGCCAAGCGCTCGAACGCGGTGGCCTGGCGCTGCAGTTCCGCCAGCAACTGGCTCTTTTC
This genomic stretch from Xanthomonas sacchari harbors:
- the pstS gene encoding phosphate ABC transporter substrate-binding protein PstS, with product MRSLKLRLLAAAAVATFSLAAQATDVTGAGSSFVYPVLSKWSAAYAEKSGNRVNYQSIGSGGGIAQIQAATVDFGASDKPLSGAELDKFGLGQFPVVIGGIVPVFNVAGVAPGAMKLDGTTLANIFLGKISKWNDPAIAALNPGLALPDLKITIVHRSDGSGTSFNFTNYLSKVSPEWKSKVGEGTAVQWPAGIGGKGNEGVAAYVKQIRGGIGYVEYAYALQNKLSYAGMKNAAGRFVMPDDKTFSAAAATADWKSAKDFNLIMTNAPGQDAWPITATTWAIMYKKAKKPASSKAALDFFKWSFEQGQAQAKALDYVPLPEPLVKQIEAYWAQNMK
- the pstS gene encoding phosphate ABC transporter substrate-binding protein PstS, whose translation is MKLQPARIAVLSLALAFAVTACQPGNGDKQGAADAAGGSPAAAPASGAKTAAEISGAGASFIYPLISKWSADYNAATGNKINYQSIGSGGGIAQIKAGTVDFGSSDKPLDSAELAAAGLGQFPSAIGGVVPVVNLDGMDAGKLRLTGPVLADIFLGKISKWNDPALTALNPGVTLPDTKINLVHRSDGSGTSFNFTNYLSKVSPEWKGKVGEGTSVQWPGGVGGKGNEGVASYVQQIKGSIGYVELAYALQNKMPYASMQNAAGNWVQPNAESFAAAAASADWANAKDFNLVITNATGAQAWPITATNFMLMHKQAKDPARSKATLEFFKWAFEKGQPQADALHYVPLPPELVQQIESYWSKEFK
- the pstC gene encoding phosphate ABC transporter permease subunit PstC, encoding MNSTVLPEAMSAPRGRDLRDARADRVFRWILTATVVFVLVALGSAALSMLWGGRHALQLQGLSFFYSSEWNPVENKYGALAPIYGTLVTALIAMLIAVPVSFGIAFFLTEVAPRWLRGPVGTAIELLAGIPSIIYGMWGLFVLVPMMTEYVTPWLNDHLGTLPLIGPMFQGPPLGIGLLTAGFVLAIMVIPFISSVMREVFLTVPTRLKESAYALGSTRWEVSWDIVLPYTRSAVIGGIFLGLGRALGETMAVAFVVGNTVRLSPSLLEPGTTIAALIANDFGEATETYRSALLLLGFVLFIVTFIVLAIARLMLAQLSRKEGN
- the pstA gene encoding phosphate ABC transporter permease PstA; translated protein: MAADVAHRLYNRRRVVNAVALTLSCLTALFGLVFLAWILWTLVAKGISGINLDLFTRMTPPPGEEGGLANAFFGSAVMCGLALLIGTPLGVAAGTWLAEYGNARKTGQVVRFVNDILLSAPSIVLGLFVYTLYVMQTGGRFSAMAGALSLAFIVLPVVVRTTDEMLRLVPAQMREAALSLGIPQWKVTMQVLYRSASAGIVTGVMLALARISGETAPLLFTAFGNQYWNNNIFQPMASVPVVMNSFAGSPYPSWQLLAWSGALVLTVFVLLVSLGARALLVRNKISND
- the pstB gene encoding phosphate ABC transporter ATP-binding protein PstB, producing MNDHHNAAPMHRIAMPNGHTALAPSPVKIAARGLDFYYDKYHALKGINLEVPEKRVTALIGPSGCGKSTLLRIFNRIYALYPKLEARGEVLLDGENILSPKYPMNRLRSKVGMVFQKPVPFPMTIFENVAYGIRHHEKLSKADMADRVEQALRQGALWDEVKDKLGQSALGLSGGQQQRLCIARAVALRPDVLLLDEPTSALDPISTSRIEQLVEELKNDYTIVIVTHNMQQAARVSDYTAFMYLGDLIEHDRTEIIFSQPNKQQTEDYITGRFG
- the phoU gene encoding phosphate signaling complex protein PhoU — translated: MNTQPNEHIVKSYDEEQHRLAAEIVRMGETAVAQLEAALDVVERRDDNAALRIVVNDEAIDALEHSISHDVMRLALRGPMARDLREILAGLRIPADVERIGDYAANVAKRSIALNMSPPMPQTLGLRQLGKLAAQQVRAALAAYQSNDADAALRVRQGDAQLDAQYTALFRELLTYMMEDPRNITPCTHLLFMAKNLERIGDHATNIAENVWFLVHGDEPLPPRDKRDETSSTSGI
- a CDS encoding DUF692 domain-containing protein, translating into MAASEPPRYDARPLAAASAGLGLRRGLLQDLLQAPADAFDFLECAPDNWIGVGGRPGELLQTLSARHPLSCHGLSLSLGGVAALDTTLLQQTRQFLDRHRVALYSEHLSYSADDGQLYELLPLPFTEEAVRHVGARIAQVQDMLGRRIAVENVSYYAAPGQAMSEAAFVAAVLDEADCDLLLDVNNVHVNASNHGDDALAFLAAMPSARIASYHVAGHRDDAASGLKIDTHAAPVADPVWDLLAAAYRLHGVRPTVLERDGQFPPLRELLDEVQCIRAAQAQSRDA
- a CDS encoding DUF2063 domain-containing protein, whose product is MSETLRAQQFALTRHLRDPQRYPAPADIPPQRLALYRALFFDNLAQLLSGQFPVLRATLGDADWTALLRAFCAEHRARTPLFPRLGEELVAFLQQRAADPQRPWLAELAHYETVELQVQIDDAALPPHDPRGDLLDGIPLLSPWLRLLRYRWPVQRIGPAWQPDTAPAQPTCLLARREPDGQVRFAELAPLAYAVLAALQPGTRSGRALLVDLAAAHGLAPDALLHEGAALLERLRAQGSVLGTRLPE
- the rnt gene encoding ribonuclease T, encoding MNDSVDSPSQPLVITPMSRRFRGYLPVVVDVETGGFDWNKHALLEIAVVPIEMDDFGQLYPGVTASAHVVPAPGTLIDPKSLEVTGIVLDHPFRFAKPEREALDHVFAPVRAAVKKYGCQRAILVGHNAHFDLNFLNATVARCGHKRNPFHPFSVFDTVTLAGIAYGQTVLARAVQAAGFDWNAADAHSAVYDTEQTARLFCKIANAWPAPQVGVAP
- a CDS encoding low molecular weight protein tyrosine phosphatase family protein; protein product: MTRHLLFVCSRNRLRSPTAEQVFATWPGVETASAGVDHDADTPVTPELLEWADIVFVMEPMHRTKLSRRFRRHLGRARIVCLDIPDDYGYMDPALVQVLTAKVSRHLPVR